The Ahaetulla prasina isolate Xishuangbanna chromosome 14, ASM2864084v1, whole genome shotgun sequence genome includes a region encoding these proteins:
- the LOC131185320 gene encoding acyl-coenzyme A synthetase ACSM4, mitochondrial-like: MFDDPFVHLKETISDTGLRTEVLCALLDEILPTVGAMKFLSRLPRFQSAGLPTFPCKFNSQTTRAFTSLANLDSEPRDKDVPEYFNFASDVLDKWSQREKEGKRPSNPALWWARENDEEVKWSFEELSYLSRKTANVLSEACNLCKGDQLLMILPRVPEWWLLSLACIRTGIVFIPATILLTAPDILYRLQQSKVSCIVANEATAPLVDAVGSECSWLKTRILVSKSSKREGWLSFHDLLQAASDRHQPVQTKSVDPMTIYFTSGTMGYPKMVQHSQSSLGFGLASIGREWMGLTSSDIVWGLSDPGWVKFAIGSFYSTWSHGSCIFQHGLLQFDPKVVLESLAKYPVTTFCGTPTIFRMLLQHDVRRYKFKSLQTCLGGGEPSNLEVLKEWKAETGFDIYEGYGQTETSMLCGTGKGMKIKPGFIGKPLSGVDLQIIDENNNRLPPGEEGDIAVKIKPQKPVGLFSGYVNDPEKTAATERGDYYITGDRGLMDEDGYLQFIARADDIILSSGYRIGPFEVENALMKHPAVAEAAVVSSPDPIRGEVVKAFIILMPAYQLQDREKLSVELQGHVKKITAPYKYPRKIEFVQDLPKTISGKIQKRLLRKKEWEKA; this comes from the exons ATGTTCGATGATCCATTTGTCCATCTAAAGGAGACTATTAGTGACACAGGCTTGAGAACAGAGGTCCTTTGTGCCCtt CTAGACGAGATATTACCCACGGTTGGTGCTATGAAGTTTCTCTCCAGACTTCCTCGCTTCCAGTCTGCCGGTCTTCCTACGTTCCCTTGCAAATTCAACAGTCAAACCACTCGTGCATTTACATCTTTGGCTAACTTAGATTCGGAGCCTCGTGACAAAGATGTgccagaatattttaattttgcaagCGACGTCCTTGATAAATGGAGCCAAAGAGAAAAG GAAGGGAAGAGGCCTTCCAATCCAGCGCTCTGGTGGGCTAGAGAGAATGATGAAGAAGTGAAGTGGAGCTTTGAGGAGTTGAGCTACTTATCTAGGAAAACTGCCAATGTGCTCTCAGAGGCCTGTAACCTGTGCAAGGGAGATCAACTCCTCATGATACTTCCAAGGGTTCCTGAGTGGTGGCTGCTCAGTTTGGCTTGCATCCGAACAG GCATTGTCTTCATTCCAGCTACAATCCTCTTGACGGCTCCAGACATATTATACAGGCTCCAGCAATCCAAAGTCAGCTGTATTGTTGCCAATGAGGCTACCGCACCGTTAGTAGATGCCGTGGGCTCCGAATGCAGCTGGCTGAAAACTCGGATCCTGGTTTCCAAGAGCAGCAAAAGGGAAGGTTGGCTGAGCTTCCATGATTTGCTCCA AGCCGCCTCTGACCGGCATCAACCGGTTCAGACGAAGAGTGTCGATCCGATGACCATCTACTTCACCAGTGGGACCATGGGCTACCCCAAAATGGTGCAGCATTCCCAGAGCAGTTTGGGGTTTGGGCTGGCCAGTATTGGAAG agaATGGATGGGTCTGACTTCTTCGGACATTGTGTGGGGTCTTTCTGATCCTGGCTGGGTAAAATTTGCCATAGGATCTTTCTACTCTACTTGGAGCCATGGATCGTGTATATTTCAACATGGTTTGCTCCAGTTTGATCCCAAAGTAGTTTTGGAG TCTCTTGCCAAGTATCCGGTGACAACCTTCTGTGGCACACCAACCATATTTCGGATGCTGCTCCAACACGATGTTAGAAG GTATAAGTTCAAGAGTCTGCAGACCTGCTTGGGTGGTGGAGAACCAAGTAATCTAGAAGTGCTCAAAGAGTGGAAAGCAGAAACTGGGTTTGATATCTATGAAGGCTACGGGCAGACAGAAACT TCCATGCTATGCGGCACCGGGAAAGGGATGAAAATTAAACCTGGATTCATTGGAAAACCTCTTTCTGGCGTTGATCTCCAG ATCATTGATGAAAATAACAACCGTCTTCCTCCTGGAGAAGAAGGAGACATCGCCGTGAAGATCAAGCCGCAAAAGCCTGTGGGTCTTTTCAGTGGTTATGTG AATGATCCGGAAAAAACGGCCGCTACTGAACGTGGGGACTACTACATCACTGGAGACCGAGGACTCATGGATGAAGACGGGTACCTCCAGTTCATTGCAAGAGCGGACGATATCATCCTGTCTTCTGG ATATCGCATTGGCCCATTTGAAGTGGAGAACGCTTTGATGAAGCATCCGGCCGTAGCTGAAGCCGCTGTTGTTAGCAGCCCAGATCCCATCAGAGGAGAG GTGGTAAAAGCGTTTATCATCCTAATGCCTGCCTACCAATTGCAAGACAGAGAGAAATTAAGTGTGGAGCTGCAAGGACACGTGAAGAAAATTACAGCTCCATATAAGTACCCCAGAAAG ATCGAGTTTGTTCAAGACCTACCCAAGACCATTTCTGGAAAAATCCAAAAGAGGTTGCTGagaaaaaaagaatgggaaaaaGCCTAA